ACTGGGGCGGGCTCATGCCGCGGGCCGGTACTTGGGGGCCAGCGGGCAGGTGCGGACGATCCAGACGACCTGGCGCAGGTAGATCGCCCCGGCCCACAGGTACATCACGGTGCCCCAGGCGATGAACGCGTAGGCGATCGGCAGGCACACCTGGCCGAGCGTGTACTGCTTGGTGCTCTGCCCCAGCAGCAGGAACGGCAGCCCGTAGAGCAGGCAGAAGGTGGCCGCCTTGCCCAGGTAGTGCACGGGCAGCGCGGTGTAGCCGTGCCGCTTGAGCACCGGCAGGGTGGCGGCCAGCAGCACGTCGCGGCCGATGATCAGCACGGCCACCCACCACGGGATGAAGCCCCGGACGACGAAGCCGACCAGGGCGGCCAGGATGTAGAGCCGGTCGGCGGCCGGGTCGAGCAGCTCACCCAGTCGGCTGTACTGATCGAGCAGCCGGGCCAGCTTGCCGTCGGCCCAGTCGGTGATGGCGCTGACCGCCAGGACGACCAGGGCCCATCCGTCGCTCTGCACGACCAGCAACAGGTACAGGAACAGCGGGACGCCGAGCAGCCGCAGGAACGAGAGCAGGTTGGGCACGGTCAGGATGCGATCCGCGCCCCGGGCCGGCGACGAGATGCCGTCCGTCACCCTGTCTCCCCACTCATTTGCGCGCGCACGATCTGGCGCGGGGCCGTGTCTCGGCCGGTGCGGGCGCCGCCGTCGGCGATCCGCCCCACACGCGTCCGGAGTCTACGGCGCCCCCGGGTCGAGATCGGCCCGCCGTCCGGGGCGGCGGCCGGGTGATCAGCCCACCATCCGCAGCAGCCCGTAGGCGGCGATCGTCGGGGCGTCGAAGATCTCGCCGTCGGCGATCATCCGACGGAACTCGTCCTCGGTGACGAAGGCGTGCACCATGTCGGCCTCGGTGAGTTCGCGGTCGGGCGGGCCCGGGGTCAGCTCGGTCGCGTGCCAGACGGCGAAGCCCTGCGAACAGAACCCGGTCGAACCGTGCAGCCGGCCGGTCAGGCAGCGCCACTGCCCCGCGGTCAGCCCCGTCTCCTCCAGCAACTCCTGGCGGGCCAGCTGCTCGGGGTCGCCGGACTTGCCGACCGCCCAACCGCCCATCGGGAACTCCCACGAGCGGCGACCGACGGCATGCCGGAACTGCTCGACCAGGTGGAACCCGCCG
This genomic window from Nakamurella multipartita DSM 44233 contains:
- a CDS encoding NUDIX domain-containing protein translates to MVSESIQPPVRLGTRVAYRNPWLSVREDTLVLADGSTGIYGVVEKADYALIIPEENGGFHLVEQFRHAVGRRSWEFPMGGWAVGKSGDPEQLARQELLEETGLTAGQWRCLTGRLHGSTGFCSQGFAVWHATELTPGPPDRELTEADMVHAFVTEDEFRRMIADGEIFDAPTIAAYGLLRMVG
- a CDS encoding CDP-alcohol phosphatidyltransferase family protein, whose translation is MTDGISSPARGADRILTVPNLLSFLRLLGVPLFLYLLLVVQSDGWALVVLAVSAITDWADGKLARLLDQYSRLGELLDPAADRLYILAALVGFVVRGFIPWWVAVLIIGRDVLLAATLPVLKRHGYTALPVHYLGKAATFCLLYGLPFLLLGQSTKQYTLGQVCLPIAYAFIAWGTVMYLWAGAIYLRQVVWIVRTCPLAPKYRPAA